The Ascaphus truei isolate aAscTru1 chromosome 11, aAscTru1.hap1, whole genome shotgun sequence genome includes a window with the following:
- the MCRIP2 gene encoding MAPK regulated corepressor interacting protein 2, which translates to MYTITRGPSKLTTQRRTGPKQQIDTKLQELKGKQQPLTPTSPTSWDPLASNPAPKLVFNRVNGKRVQAPSPAQGEEVYTLAHAENVHFVYQAWQEVQHQLEVKDPERNGHSPQQYQERTSDPSPLKNFVPIDLEDWWAQRFLANIENCA; encoded by the exons ATGTACACCATCACCAGAGGGCCCAGCAAACTGACCACCCAGAGGAGGACAG GACCCAAGCAGCAGATAGACACCAAACTGCAGGAACTGAAGGGCAAACAGCAGCCTCTGACTCCCACCTCGCCCACCTCCTGGGACCCACTCGCAAG CAACCCAGCCCCGAAACTGGTCTTCAACCGCGTGAACGGGAAGCGGGTGCAGGCACCGAGTCCGGCTCAGGGAGAGGAGGTGTATACGCTGGCACACGCAGAGAACGTCCACTTTGTATACCAGG cCTGGCAGGAAGTGCAGCATCAGCTGGAGGTGAAGGACCCCGAGCGGAACGGACACTCTCCCCAGCAGTACCAAGAGAGAACCTCGGACCCCTCTCCCCTTAAGA ACTTCGTTCCCATTGACCTTGAAGACTGGTGGGCGCAGCGCTTTCTGGCCAACATCGAGAACTGCGCGTGA